Proteins found in one Amycolatopsis aidingensis genomic segment:
- a CDS encoding response regulator translates to MTAAAVSVMVVDDHPMWRDGVARDLTEHGFQVPATAPDGAAAVRIATAVRPDVVLMDLSMGDASGVEATRQITAELPETRVLVLSASGEHNDVLEAVKAGAAGYLVKSASAQELVDAVQRVAAGETVFTPGLAGLVLGEYRRMAEAPGGQGEPPPRLTDRETDVLRLVAKGLTARQIADRLVISHRTVENHVQSTLRKLQLHNRVELARYAIEHGLDQEENDPG, encoded by the coding sequence ATGACGGCCGCAGCGGTCTCGGTGATGGTGGTCGACGACCATCCGATGTGGCGGGACGGTGTGGCCCGCGACCTCACCGAGCACGGTTTCCAGGTGCCGGCCACGGCACCGGACGGCGCGGCCGCGGTGCGGATCGCCACCGCGGTGCGGCCGGATGTGGTGCTGATGGACCTGAGCATGGGGGATGCCTCCGGGGTGGAGGCCACCAGGCAGATCACCGCGGAGCTGCCGGAGACCAGGGTGCTGGTGCTGTCCGCGAGCGGCGAGCACAACGACGTGCTGGAGGCGGTCAAGGCCGGGGCCGCGGGCTACCTGGTCAAGTCCGCCTCCGCGCAGGAGCTGGTGGACGCGGTGCAGCGGGTCGCGGCGGGCGAGACCGTGTTCACCCCCGGGCTGGCGGGCCTGGTGCTCGGCGAGTACCGGCGGATGGCGGAGGCGCCGGGAGGGCAGGGCGAGCCGCCGCCCCGGCTCACCGACCGGGAGACCGACGTGCTGCGGCTGGTGGCCAAGGGGCTCACCGCACGGCAGATCGCCGACCGGCTGGTGATCTCGCACCGGACGGTGGAGAACCACGTGCAGTCAACGCTGCGGAAGCTGCAGCTGCACAACCGGGTCGAGCTGGCCCGTTACGCCATCGAGCACGGCCTGGACCAGGAGGAGAACGACCCCGGGTAG
- a CDS encoding AI-2E family transporter yields MVPRGLRIGAALSWRFLMVIAALYVIVWLVGYLSVVVIPLAIALLLSALLAPAVQQLMRLRVPRPLATGVMVVGGLGVLVGLITFVVAQLADGLPALRVQLNESLDQIKNWLLNGPLHLGQEQIQEFINQAISLLQENQASITDTALTTASTVGQVLTGFVLVLFILIFFLAGGEQIWSFLVRGVPEVVRDKVDVAGRRGFASLVSYVRATAAVAIVDAVGIGVGLWIVGVPLVVPLATLVFLGAFVPIIGAVITGAVAVLVALVTNGFVSALIVLAIVIGVQQVESHVLQPLLLGRAVRLHPLAVILAIAAGLVVAGIAGALLSVPLVAVLNAGIKSLLTERRPDPDTVDALSDEGAHPPEEKQTQPSQS; encoded by the coding sequence ATGGTCCCGCGCGGGCTGCGCATCGGGGCCGCGCTCTCCTGGCGCTTCCTGATGGTGATCGCCGCGCTGTACGTCATCGTCTGGCTGGTCGGCTACCTGTCCGTGGTGGTCATCCCGCTGGCCATCGCGTTGCTGCTCTCGGCGCTGCTCGCGCCGGCCGTGCAGCAGCTGATGCGGCTGCGGGTGCCACGGCCGCTGGCCACCGGGGTCATGGTGGTCGGCGGCCTCGGTGTGCTGGTCGGGTTGATCACCTTCGTGGTCGCCCAGCTCGCCGACGGGCTGCCCGCCCTGCGGGTGCAGCTGAACGAGAGCCTGGACCAGATCAAGAACTGGCTGCTGAACGGACCGCTGCACCTGGGTCAGGAGCAGATCCAGGAGTTCATCAACCAGGCGATCAGCCTGCTGCAGGAGAATCAGGCCTCGATCACCGATACGGCACTGACCACCGCGAGCACGGTGGGGCAGGTGCTCACCGGCTTCGTGCTCGTGCTGTTCATCCTGATCTTCTTCCTGGCAGGCGGCGAGCAGATCTGGTCCTTCCTGGTGCGCGGCGTGCCCGAGGTGGTCCGGGACAAGGTCGACGTGGCAGGCAGGCGTGGCTTCGCCTCCCTGGTGAGCTACGTGCGGGCCACCGCCGCGGTGGCGATCGTGGACGCGGTCGGCATCGGCGTCGGACTGTGGATCGTCGGGGTGCCGCTGGTGGTGCCACTGGCCACGCTGGTGTTCCTCGGCGCCTTCGTGCCGATCATCGGGGCGGTGATCACCGGGGCGGTCGCGGTGCTGGTGGCACTGGTGACCAATGGCTTCGTGTCCGCGCTGATCGTGCTGGCCATCGTGATCGGTGTGCAGCAGGTGGAGAGCCACGTGCTGCAGCCGCTGCTGCTGGGCAGGGCGGTCCGGCTGCACCCGCTCGCGGTGATCCTTGCCATTGCGGCAGGCCTTGTGGTCGCCGGAATCGCCGGGGCGCTGCTGTCCGTACCGCTGGTGGCGGTGCTGAACGCCGGGATCAAGTCGCTGCTCACCGAGCGCCGACCGGATCCGGACACGGTGGACGCGCTCAGCGACGAGGGCGCGCACCCACCGGAGGAGAAGCAGACCCAGCCGTCGCAGTCATGA
- the macS gene encoding MacS family sensor histidine kinase, producing MRFRLVPGDRPPRDPATPLWWGTIVLRVITLLFAIAAVAADYDGYRRSWLAMVVVLAMTGWTVLTSVAYARRSWRKHWLVVLDVLATCGLMLTSPLVLSDAQYASAHPLITTVWVAAPAAVAGARFGMPGGALAGLALAAGTAGARMEVDLDVLRDGVLLTATGLLIGMTATTARRSQAMLAQAMRTEAATAERERLARSIHDSVLQVLARVRKRGAELGGEAAELAKQAGEQEIALRSLVSTQPAGSNGDDTADLRAALQVLATSRVQVSAPAGEVRLPGQVVAELTGVVGEALENVRRHAGPEARAWVLLEELGEEVVVTVRDDGPGIPEGRLAAAATEGRLGVAKSIRGRVSDLGGTISLETGPGQGTEWEVRLPKPGRRRGAR from the coding sequence ATGAGGTTCCGCCTCGTTCCTGGCGACCGTCCGCCGCGGGATCCGGCGACCCCGCTGTGGTGGGGCACGATCGTGCTGCGGGTGATCACCCTGCTGTTCGCGATCGCCGCGGTCGCCGCCGACTACGACGGCTACCGCAGGTCCTGGCTGGCCATGGTGGTGGTGCTGGCGATGACCGGGTGGACCGTGCTCACCAGCGTGGCCTATGCCCGGCGGTCCTGGCGCAAGCACTGGCTCGTGGTGCTGGACGTGCTGGCCACCTGCGGGCTGATGCTCACCTCCCCGCTGGTGCTTTCCGATGCGCAGTACGCCTCGGCCCATCCGCTGATCACCACGGTCTGGGTGGCCGCCCCGGCCGCGGTGGCCGGGGCGCGGTTCGGCATGCCGGGTGGCGCACTGGCCGGGCTGGCCCTGGCCGCCGGCACGGCAGGCGCCCGGATGGAGGTCGACCTGGATGTGCTGCGGGACGGGGTGCTGCTCACCGCGACCGGCCTGTTGATCGGGATGACCGCGACCACGGCCCGGCGCTCGCAGGCGATGCTGGCCCAGGCCATGCGCACCGAGGCGGCCACCGCGGAGCGGGAGCGGCTGGCCCGGTCGATTCACGACAGCGTGCTGCAGGTGCTGGCCAGGGTGCGCAAGCGTGGCGCGGAGCTGGGCGGGGAGGCAGCCGAGCTGGCGAAGCAGGCTGGTGAGCAGGAGATCGCGCTGCGCTCGCTGGTCAGTACCCAGCCTGCCGGGTCGAACGGGGACGACACCGCGGACCTGCGCGCGGCCCTGCAGGTGCTGGCGACATCCCGGGTGCAGGTCTCCGCCCCGGCAGGGGAGGTGCGGCTGCCCGGCCAGGTGGTCGCCGAGCTGACCGGGGTGGTCGGCGAGGCGCTGGAGAACGTGCGGCGGCATGCCGGGCCGGAGGCACGCGCCTGGGTACTGCTGGAGGAGCTCGGCGAGGAGGTGGTGGTGACCGTCCGGGATGACGGGCCGGGTATCCCGGAGGGGCGGCTGGCGGCCGCGGCCACGGAGGGCCGTTTGGGTGTCGCCAAGTCGATTCGGGGCCGGGTGTCCGACCTGGGTGGGACGATCTCGCTGGAAACCGGACCCGGGCAAGGCACCGAATGGGAGGTCCGGTTGCCGAAGCCGGGCAGACGGAGGGGAGCGAGATGA
- a CDS encoding beta strand repeat-containing protein gives MQTWAKRGLQTALVTGGLLMLGTGIASAEESAANPDSPAGPLDLGVDVPVQIDENKIGTPLGEIDVPGFEGELSTDPVLKPLGAATQSAAAATQTVKASEPAGQARAKQNGTSGGGFTQTEDAFKGNKVDGDVTVPIQICGNAVGVGGDAQVDGASCDQSVSSHEDTTTDGTHSGLAGNVVALDWAAPIQLAGNGVGLAGGSGAVTGTTASQDVTETGNISTNGTGSGLSGNVVSGQLATPVQVTGNAASWILANAYSEAEAETEAESGGWIKTNGDGAGGSGNVGAVPIALPLRFNGNAAAVHGSDADSVASSEADAEAGTATTPGINDIESFVQTGGGVSTLSGNIIQPQLAGTGNIAGVAGTWVGNATTGNALGEGEAGTSTSEVAAGGFSSTAGQKSAGSANIVDAPIGLPVEACGIGGTYIGNAHAAHDCSNDTQTGGGTYTNGDESFLGGNGAHAPLAVAPELFGIAGSHIGNASASSHEEKNVEVGGYNGTSGNDSSGGGNLVETPIAAPVEVFGIGGTYIGQAVAGEDGGVTEKKRIKAGDDSSTVDDGAFGAANLVSVPLAVPAQVFGVGGSHIGTGIGEATNDTITEAGGDLSASGKEGGASGNIATAPVALPLQAHGVGGSFIGIGKGSADNLTDAIAGGSTLTDGQDGAVAGNIIEAPLAGAGVLYNSSAGLAALVSGTGTNDVVAEAGGDATTNGDGGGLAGNVVAAQMLPIAQVFGDAVAAAAKATGEGVNATDVTSGGDITTSGVEGGFSGNIFDVPAAAVAQVFGNAIAAGGVADAVGHNVTTGQAGGTTTTSPTSLGSLAGVDLQAPVGAVAQIWDVPLALLGSATTEASNLTDITVDSQEPQINLPISGSELPATGLPTLPVGGAAAARSDAGLPATSLPELPGLPAGGELVNLPGLPGAQEQRSLPQVSMLPVQTLPAKLMPQADLQGVPSLREADLAPQADVPAIAQLDSLRTILGG, from the coding sequence ATGCAGACGTGGGCAAAGCGTGGCCTACAAACCGCGCTGGTCACGGGTGGACTGCTGATGCTGGGTACCGGCATCGCGTCCGCTGAGGAAAGCGCCGCCAACCCGGATTCCCCGGCTGGGCCGCTGGACCTGGGCGTCGACGTCCCGGTCCAGATCGACGAGAACAAGATCGGCACCCCGCTGGGCGAGATCGACGTGCCCGGCTTCGAGGGCGAGCTGAGCACCGACCCGGTGCTGAAGCCGCTCGGCGCCGCCACCCAGTCGGCCGCCGCGGCGACCCAGACCGTCAAGGCCAGCGAGCCGGCCGGCCAGGCACGGGCCAAGCAGAACGGCACCTCGGGCGGCGGCTTCACCCAGACCGAGGACGCGTTCAAGGGCAACAAGGTGGACGGGGACGTCACCGTCCCGATCCAGATCTGCGGGAACGCGGTGGGTGTCGGCGGCGACGCCCAGGTGGACGGAGCGAGCTGCGACCAGTCCGTCAGCAGCCACGAGGACACCACCACCGACGGCACGCACTCCGGGCTGGCCGGGAACGTGGTCGCGCTGGACTGGGCCGCCCCCATCCAGCTGGCTGGCAACGGCGTCGGCCTCGCGGGCGGCAGCGGAGCCGTCACCGGGACCACCGCCTCGCAGGATGTCACCGAGACCGGCAACATCAGCACCAACGGCACCGGGTCCGGCCTTTCCGGCAACGTGGTGTCCGGGCAGCTGGCCACCCCGGTGCAGGTGACCGGGAACGCCGCGTCCTGGATTCTGGCCAACGCCTACAGCGAGGCCGAGGCGGAGACCGAGGCCGAGTCCGGTGGCTGGATCAAGACCAACGGCGACGGCGCAGGCGGCTCCGGAAACGTGGGTGCCGTGCCGATCGCGCTGCCGCTGCGCTTCAACGGTAACGCCGCGGCCGTGCACGGCTCGGACGCCGACTCGGTGGCCAGCTCCGAGGCCGATGCCGAGGCCGGCACCGCGACCACGCCGGGCATCAACGACATCGAGAGCTTCGTGCAGACCGGGGGCGGGGTCTCCACCCTGTCCGGCAACATCATCCAGCCGCAGCTCGCCGGCACCGGCAACATCGCCGGGGTCGCAGGCACCTGGGTCGGCAACGCCACCACCGGCAACGCCCTCGGCGAGGGCGAGGCAGGCACCTCCACCAGCGAGGTCGCCGCGGGTGGCTTCTCCAGCACCGCGGGGCAGAAGTCCGCTGGCTCGGCGAACATCGTGGATGCTCCGATCGGCCTTCCGGTCGAGGCCTGCGGCATCGGCGGCACCTACATCGGGAACGCGCACGCCGCGCACGACTGCAGCAACGACACCCAGACCGGCGGTGGCACCTACACCAACGGGGACGAGTCCTTCCTCGGCGGCAACGGCGCCCACGCCCCGCTGGCGGTCGCGCCGGAGCTGTTCGGCATCGCGGGCTCGCACATCGGCAACGCATCGGCCTCCTCGCACGAGGAGAAGAACGTCGAGGTCGGCGGCTACAACGGCACCTCGGGCAACGACTCCTCGGGTGGCGGGAACCTGGTCGAGACCCCGATCGCGGCCCCGGTGGAGGTCTTCGGCATCGGCGGCACCTACATCGGCCAGGCCGTTGCCGGTGAGGACGGCGGCGTCACCGAGAAGAAGCGGATCAAGGCGGGCGACGACAGCAGCACCGTGGACGACGGCGCGTTCGGCGCCGCCAACCTGGTCTCCGTGCCGCTGGCCGTTCCGGCGCAGGTGTTCGGCGTCGGCGGCTCGCACATCGGCACGGGCATCGGTGAGGCCACCAACGACACCATCACCGAGGCCGGTGGCGACCTGAGCGCCAGCGGCAAGGAAGGTGGCGCCTCCGGGAACATCGCCACCGCGCCGGTGGCGCTGCCGCTGCAGGCGCACGGCGTCGGCGGCTCGTTCATCGGCATCGGGAAGGGCTCCGCGGACAACCTGACCGACGCGATCGCGGGTGGCAGCACCCTGACCGACGGGCAGGACGGCGCGGTCGCCGGGAACATCATCGAGGCGCCGCTCGCCGGTGCCGGGGTGCTGTACAACTCCTCGGCCGGGCTGGCCGCGCTGGTCTCCGGCACGGGCACCAACGACGTGGTGGCCGAGGCCGGCGGGGACGCGACCACCAACGGTGATGGTGGCGGGCTCGCAGGCAACGTGGTCGCCGCGCAGATGCTGCCGATCGCGCAGGTCTTCGGCGACGCCGTTGCCGCGGCGGCCAAGGCCACCGGCGAGGGCGTGAACGCCACCGACGTCACCTCGGGTGGCGACATCACCACCTCCGGCGTCGAGGGCGGCTTCTCCGGCAACATCTTCGATGTGCCCGCTGCCGCCGTGGCCCAGGTGTTCGGCAACGCGATCGCCGCGGGCGGCGTGGCCGACGCGGTGGGGCACAACGTCACCACCGGCCAGGCCGGTGGCACCACCACCACGAGCCCGACCTCGCTCGGCTCGCTCGCCGGTGTCGACCTGCAGGCCCCGGTCGGCGCGGTCGCGCAGATCTGGGACGTGCCGCTCGCGCTGCTGGGCTCGGCCACGACCGAGGCCAGCAACCTGACCGACATCACGGTGGACAGCCAGGAGCCGCAGATCAACCTGCCGATCAGCGGGTCCGAACTGCCGGCCACCGGGCTGCCCACGCTGCCCGTGGGTGGCGCGGCCGCCGCGCGCAGCGACGCAGGCCTTCCGGCCACCAGCCTGCCCGAGCTGCCGGGCCTGCCGGCAGGCGGCGAGCTGGTGAACCTGCCCGGCCTGCCGGGTGCGCAGGAGCAGCGTTCGCTGCCGCAGGTCAGCATGCTGCCGGTGCAGACGCTGCCCGCGAAGCTGATGCCGCAGGCCGACCTGCAGGGCGTCCCCTCGCTGCGCGAGGCCGACCTGGCTCCGCAGGCCGACGTGCCCGCCATCGCGCAGCTGGACTCGCTGCGCACCATCCTCGGCGGGTGA